In a genomic window of Aquila chrysaetos chrysaetos chromosome Z, bAquChr1.4, whole genome shotgun sequence:
- the CKS2 gene encoding cyclin-dependent kinases regulatory subunit 2 gives MAQKQIYYSDKYFDEQYEYRHVMLPRELSKQVPKSHLMSEEEWRRLGVQQSLGWVHYMIHEPEPHILLFRRPLPKDKQK, from the exons ATGGCCCAGAAGCAAATCTACTATTCCGACAAGTACTTTGACGAGCAGTACGAGTACCG GCATGTGATGCTGCCAAGAGAACTTTCAAAACAAGTGCCAAAATCCCATCTAATGTCTGAAGAGGAGTGGAGACGACTTGGTGTTCAGCAAAGTCTTGGCTGGGTTCACTATATGATCCATGAGCCAG AACCGCATATTCTTCTCTTCAGAAGACCTCTTCCAAAGGACAAGCAGAAATGA